The following is a genomic window from Theobroma cacao cultivar B97-61/B2 chromosome 10, Criollo_cocoa_genome_V2, whole genome shotgun sequence.
TGATGTTGTAGCAAAGCTTTGTTCTATAAGGGACAAGCTACTTCCGACTCGACCATTAAGAGCAACAGGTACACGAATACTGTTACAATCCAAGTAGCAATAGCATataattcaatataatttttttttaaaaaaatttttgcatCCTTTGCAAATCTTAAACCCATGATATGTCCTTATCTAAGTgctattttaatttgaatccTGATAGTTTTTAAGGTTAAATATTTCCTTCAGCTGCTGGTGCTAGTTGATAGTCTACTGCCTTGTGAAGTTGCTGCACTTTTGATTGGTATTGCATTTACAACAAAACTTCCGGTGCACTCTGTCCTCCGAACTGGCAAAAAGAGAAGATAATTATTACCTCTGCATAAGAAGTAAccattttccttgttttctgaAGGATCAACTCtggaaattgttggatttagTTGCAAGTTCTAGTGTTTGTGCCTATCATTTCTTGAATAAAGTTCTTTTTCCTTGTGTTTAACTTTCCGCAATGGAAGATTATATATGTAATGTTTTCTGAGAAACCATTCCTTTGTATTCTGAGAAACCAAATCTGCAAGAACGTTGGATTTCAAGTTCTCATGTTGTGTCTACCatttcaagaataaaattcCACCTCTATTGCTTATTGTTCGCTGAATGAAATACTTTTTCTTGTGTTGAAAATTCAGCAATTGGGGAGTCTTGGCAGTATCAACTACGTTAATTCCAGTCTCATCCTGTGTTTCTTGTGTTCCTACTCGTTCAAGTGGAATGACccttggaaattaaaaaacGTTTGTTCAATATCCTTTCTTCCACAAACTAAGCAATCAAAACTATTAACCCTGCTGCCAATATCCTCCATGACAGCCAACTTTGTCTTCAGCGTTGACTTCAAGGCCTCCTTTTCTGGCATGTTAGAATCTCTACCAAACCACAATCTCATCCTATAGAAAGTGGTCGAGCGTGGAAACCGTGTTCAAGCTAACTCAATCTTTCTTCGTCGACTCATGATTCCATTTGTCACTTTTGACTTCTTTATTAATATTGGCTGACAAGTAATCATAATGGTTTTAATACACAAAATTGACAATACATATAATTCACTATAAACCCATGACCTGTCCTTGTTTAAGTgctattttaatttgaacCAACATGTTTTAAGGTTAAATGTTTCCTTCAACTACAGGTATTAGGTGATAGTCTATTGGCTTGTGAAGTTGCTGCGCTTTTGATTGGAATTTGCATAAACAACAAAACTTCCTGGTCCACCTCACCATAAGAAGTAACCATTCCCTTGTTTTTCTAAAGGATCAACTCTGGAAGAATGTTGAATTTCGTTGCAAGTTCTAGTTGTACTTATCATTttcttgaataaaatatttttctttgtgtttAACTTTCTTTGATTGAGGATtatattatgtttaaatttatgttgtaaattcaGCTATGTTAATTCTAGAAAAATGAATGATAGGAAGCCTCTAGCTTATAGTCATTACTCGAGATGACCTTCCTAAAGTTGATTAATAAGCTAGTTGATAACTTCATGTCATGCATATGTGTCTCCCATTTcatgaataaaatttcaattctaatatttaaatgtttcATGAATGAAATACTTTTTCATGTGATTAAGGCTGAGGTTAAGGTAGGGAGgtctaattttaattttgggattaataaattttatgaagCTTTTAACTTAATCTGCTAAATTCCATTTATAATCTTCAACATTTTATTTCgatcttattttaatttttaagttataaATTGTTCTACTTGAacctttaattttataaaataattttatttttttaattaaattattttattaaaatcaaCATAACGATCATATTGTGAATTACATGATGCGTCGACATATGACCTTtacttataaattttttttcgatttttaagaaaataacgtaacaaaaaatcaaaacaaaatcacTTAAGAAGTCAAatgaaacaattttgaaatcaagaattaaaataaaatcagatatattaaaataacaataataaaaatatctacaTTAGATTGAGAGTATTTTAATCAAAGTCACTCCACCTCTTCTAAAATTGAACATGTTGATAATAGTATACGAAAAAATTGTTCTTCAACTTCTTGCTCTCCTTCTCTAATCGAAAAATTACTCGTTCAAAAGCAAattaaaaggaagaaaaagtgaagtGTTGCCTAGCTAGAAGGACAAGTCATCGTGGTGGTTCACCAAAGACGCTGCCAAGTAACAACGTTGCATGAGGCACACGTAGAAGCATTATCTGGCAGAACCTCGTCAGGCATCCGTGGGTTTGATACCACCTGGCCCGCCTCGCCGCTTACAACTGTACGTGTCTGGAATTCAAGTCTACTCAGAAACAAGGAAAACCCCTTTTCCAACTATAAAAAGCCGACTGCTTGTTGGTATGTTTGTGGGACTGTCTCAAACTAGCTAGAACAAGGTAGAAAGTGAAGTAATAATAATGTCCGGGGCACGGGGAGCATTGCCGAAGGAGACGAAGACGGCGACGATATACGAATCAGTGGAAGGAGGGAAGAATAGGACCAAGATGGACCTACGTGCCAGGGAAGACCAGGGTGGCATTCAGGTTGATAAGCTGGAAGAAAAGGTGGAAGATCCTATTGGCGACGCTGGCCCTATCTTTGGCTCTGCCAAAGATgataacaacaacaacaaccaaGACTTGGGCGTCACCGGCACAGCCTAGCTAACCTACTGCTGTGCTACTCGTCTCATCTCTTGTTTAGTTTCCCCTTGCGTTTGTCatccttttttctttacatGTATGATACAAGATGTAATAATATGTATACGCCTATGGAATAACACAAATTTTGCACCGAAAGATATGACCGACAGTTTCAACTTCTTTGCGGTGGAGCTAACAAGTTAGAAGCTCATATATAGaaatataaagtttaaaacactaatatgttaaattcaattaacaataaaaagattcatgatagaaatatgaaattaaatataaaattataatacataaaatattaataattaaaaacgatatataagattaataattttttcttatataattagaattatttaaaaattatatatttaagataatttttttaattaaatataaaacataaaatatataaaaaatatatttaaattattttttatataatcaagattaataaaaaaaatgatacattgataaaattttaagcaataatataacaatataatttatatttaaaaattatataataatttatttatttttaaatattaaatcatatacgtaacataaaaaagaagattATGGCAAGTAGAAGGTAGATACCACAtataatataacaaaaaagaaaaaaaagaatatgattaatgatgtgtagaaataaaaaaattaaaaaaaattaaaataataatataaattaaaaaaaattaaagatatgtgaaatcattttattattttttatttatattaattattaaataaaaatttattttaaaggggtaattaagagaatatataaaaaaatttaaaaattttatatgttatgaaaaaagaattaaaaattttgggcCCATTGCATAAGGAGGCTCCGCCCCTGGGCCATCATCCTCTATTAAAGAAGTAAAAGTAAACAAAAAGGCATAGTAAAAAGAATGGAAGAAAACCTTAaccatatatttatttttgaatccAATCCAATATTtagaatttaattaacaaatGCATACATTTTCTGGCACATCACACAttttcactcattgagtttggAAAAGACATTTTGAATAATGAAAGTATACATGTCTCATAATTTTATAACTAAGCTGAACACATAAAAACGTACCTAAAGGAAGCTAAGCCTTAATTACTTATTTGGTTTTGGCACTGAAATAAGTCTGAGTAACAGTGAGACTAAGTCCTATTACGGCACCCAAAAACGCAAGAAAACTCCAGTTACTACCGAAATAGTTGGAATAGATCCACATTACCCTAGAGTTGTAGTATCTATGGATGCGATCTGCAACATCATAGTATATTGCCAGATCTGGCACCAAGTCCCTGCTCATTCTACAGAAAAGCTCAGCCACTTCTTCATCACTTCCGAGGTAACTGTGGAGAATACCTGTAAGTCGCAGCTCCTTAACATCTTCTGCTGTGTCAATGAGAGAACCAAGGAAGCATAAGAAACTGGTGATCGCCAAATCATTCTCAAAATCTCGACACATTTCTAAGGCTAGCAAGTTCAAGAACTTGGTAGCTGTTGAGTCATCCACCAGAATGCATGGCATCTTTAGTGTTCCCCGTAAGTTGCAATAGAAGGAAATGTTTTTCAGGTTTTCTGACTCGCTGGGCCTCACACTAATCCCTATTTCTTTAAGATCCTTGATTCTACGAATTGTCTTCACATGCTTTCGGTTGTCTCCCCCTGAGAGAAGCAAATGACCTATCATACTACTGCTGCTCCACTCTCGCTCTCCCGTCAAGTGTTTTGTCCGCAAACGCTCCAGAAGATGAGTGAACTcttgctcttcttcttcttcttctgggTTTTGGCTCTTCCCATCTCGTGTATATGTTATAACGCTGTAACGTATGAATTCTGTGATTGATTTCTCCCACTCTCGGGGTTCTTTGGCTAAGCGAATCAATATCTTGAGGACTTGGTAGGGAAGTTGGTTTTCTAGCAAGAAAAAATCAAGTGCCATAAGTACCACAAGTTCTGCTTTAATGTTCAACTTTTGAAACTCACCTCGTAATAAACCGTAGTGTACGGCATACAACACTGCACTACCGTCCACGAAGAACATCCAAGCTAGCTCATCATCGTCGTAATCTTTTATGTCCTCCGGATTATAACACGTCCTCAGATCCTTTATCTCTTTCTTAATCTCGTTGAATAGAACTGCATCAGTAGTTTCATTCTCTTCTGCGAAGAGAGCTGCCAGTTTAAGCTTGGTGTGCTCTCCCTGCTCAAATTTCGGATTACGATGATGAAAAGGGCCGATGGCAACCCACCTTGgttcaaaatatttcttaaaatCCTCCTTGATATCGATCAGGTATGCTGGAACTCTTTGTATGAACGGTTTGGCTCCTCGACCGCTTTCCTGATCATTTTTGGCTTCCAGCAAGGCTGATTGCAATTTCGCTCTCCTTTCTCTGATGAAATCCGAATGCTCTATCTCAGGCATTGAAGTTCTCACTTCCCACAGAAGCTCCTCGTCGCTGCTCATTGAATCCGACCGGCTTGACGGTTCAAAGCAGGTAATTCAATGACACTTAcagaaaatttggaaataaaagTAGTGTAATTGAGTTGcctgaagaaacaaaaaacgAAGGGATCGAAGAAAAGGTGGGTTAAGTTTCTTTGTTTCTACTTGGCGGATGCTATTCGGGTACGTTAGCCACTGAATTTATGTGCTTTACACTGACTAGATCGAGACAGTAGCTTGACGAATGATCCTCTTTATACTTTATTAAGCATCAAGTTTAGTATATATTCTATCTGCTTTATCTTTTTGACAGAGTTAAGATTTCTTCCGCGGAACAAGTATGAAaagcattttcttttattaatcaTCAATCAATGATACAAAATCATGAACCTTACTGCAATCACCATGTACTGAGCAGAAGAAATAATCTCATGCGAATTCATCTGATTTACTGCCATGCAAAAAGGCATTTCAACTCTATCTAGTTCAAAATTTGCAGAAAAATCTGTAAACACAATGTCATCGATCTTTTTTAGAACGTCatcaatttcattaaaagtATACTGATCATTCCATGGCCGAAGCTGCTCATTATGTACCAATAAGAGTGCCATTTTGGGGTCAAGCTCAATAATCAACATTCTTAATTGTCTTAAATTTCACATAATTTTGGATTCTGAATCCCTAATAATCCCAAAAAACAGCCCAACGACATACCCCAAAGCGTTTTCTTCTAATTACTTTGATTCTTTAGTTGTTGCATCGCTCTGTCCTTGTTCTTTTTTTGCTTGGAATGTATACTTTGGTTTACTGAGATGTCAAGTATAGTATCTAGACCATACTCTCAtcccctttctttctttctataaGAATATGCCATGGTGCCAGCTCTAGCCAATGCTtaagtaaacaaaaaaaaatcaataaattatatcaatattaatgaaataaagaaagaaacttcCTTGGATTTTTtgtcaaatataaattatacctaccattccattttaattaaatcggTTCTCCAAATTTAACTTGATTGATTGATAGTGCACCATTGCTATTTCAAAGTGAATTAACATTCAAAATTTAACATTACATGGTTCTACTCGTTTCGTACATTAAGAGATGTCTTGAtgcttgaaaaattttcaacgaaaattttctttttcaaaataaaaatttagaggCACACAACAAGTTGATATAATatagttataattttaaacCATATAGAATTGCCAATAATTTAGCCAAATCCATGGAACTTTACTTAATTATATGATAAACGTGATTGACTTTCTACTAACACATAATTCTCTATTTAGCCATCATTTTCCCAattatatatgattaaatatatTCGGGGGGTCCATAAACTTTGAATTCCTTAGAACTATGAGTtcaattagatatttaatgcTTAATGAGATAGAATTAGAAACTTAAATAGATATGAAGATATATAATAATGAGATTAACAAAAATGAGataaataagagaaaaaaatccataaataattgttaattatttctttGAGGGGATTAATATAGAATTTGTTACTATGTTATGGttcaatattcaattttttcgttgtgtttcaattttattgaattgttcattatattt
Proteins encoded in this region:
- the LOC18585897 gene encoding uncharacterized protein LOC18585897 — encoded protein: MSGARGALPKETKTATIYESVEGGKNRTKMDLRAREDQGGIQVDKLEEKVEDPIGDAGPIFGSAKDDNNNNNQDLGVTGTA
- the LOC18585898 gene encoding uncharacterized protein LOC18585898, whose protein sequence is MSSDEELLWEVRTSMPEIEHSDFIRERRAKLQSALLEAKNDQESGRGAKPFIQRVPAYLIDIKEDFKKYFEPRWVAIGPFHHRNPKFEQGEHTKLKLAALFAEENETTDAVLFNEIKKEIKDLRTCYNPEDIKDYDDDELAWMFFVDGSAVLYAVHYGLLRENQLPYQVLKILIRLAKEPREWEKSITEFIRYSVITYTRDGKSQNPEEEEEEQEFTHLLERLRTKHLTGEREWSSSSMIGHLLLSGGDNRKHVKTIRRIKDLKEIGISVRPSESENLKNISFYCNLRGTLKMPCILVDDSTATKFLNLLALEMCRDFENDLAITSFLCFLGSLIDTAEDVKELRLTGILHSYLGSDEEVAELFCRMSRDLVPDLAIYYDVADRIHRYYNSRVMWIYSNYFGSNWSFLAFLGAVIGLSLTVTQTYFSAKTK